One Sinorhizobium mexicanum genomic region harbors:
- the phnY gene encoding phosphonoacetaldehyde dehydrogenase, with protein sequence MTKVETAFAIRHEPMRIAGKAVDTEGRIEVHYPWNDAVIGTVPAGNAEHARKAFEIAAAYQPKLTRYERQRILLRAADMLVARKEEISDLITLELGISKQDSLYEVGRAFDVLTLSGQMCIRDDGEIFSCDLTPHGKSRKIFTTREPLTAISAITPFNHPLNMVAHKVAPAVATNNCVVLKPTELTPMTALVFADILYEAGLPPEMLSVVTGWPGDVGMEMMTNPNFDLITFTGSVPVGKLIAANAHYKRQVLELGGNDPLIILNDLSDADLAKAADLAVAGATKNSGQRCTAVKRILCQESVADRFVPLVLERAKKLKFGDPMDRATELGTVVHARAAEVFERRVHKAAEEGAEILYDPGRKGALLPPIVVDRVPHSSELVMEETFAPIIPIVRAPDDDDALIALSNSTAFGLSSGVCTNDFRRMQKYIAGLRVGTVNIWEVPGYRIEMSPFGGIKDSGNGYKEGVIEAMKSFTNVKTFSLPW encoded by the coding sequence ATGACTAAAGTGGAAACGGCATTTGCCATTCGCCACGAGCCCATGCGGATCGCCGGCAAGGCGGTCGATACCGAAGGGCGTATCGAGGTGCACTACCCCTGGAACGACGCCGTCATCGGCACCGTTCCGGCCGGCAACGCGGAGCATGCCCGCAAGGCCTTCGAAATCGCGGCGGCTTATCAGCCGAAGCTGACGCGCTACGAGCGCCAGCGCATCCTGCTCAGGGCGGCGGACATGCTCGTCGCCCGCAAGGAGGAGATTTCCGACCTCATCACGCTGGAGCTCGGCATCTCCAAGCAGGACTCGCTCTACGAAGTCGGCCGCGCCTTCGATGTGCTCACGCTCTCCGGTCAGATGTGCATCCGTGACGACGGCGAGATCTTCTCCTGTGATCTCACCCCGCACGGCAAGTCGCGCAAGATATTTACGACCCGCGAACCGCTGACCGCCATTTCGGCGATCACACCCTTCAATCATCCGCTCAACATGGTGGCGCACAAGGTGGCGCCGGCGGTCGCAACGAACAATTGCGTCGTGCTGAAGCCGACGGAGCTGACGCCGATGACGGCGCTCGTCTTCGCCGACATACTCTACGAGGCGGGCCTCCCGCCGGAAATGCTTTCGGTCGTCACCGGCTGGCCGGGCGATGTCGGGATGGAGATGATGACCAACCCGAACTTCGACCTCATCACCTTTACCGGCAGCGTGCCGGTCGGCAAGCTGATCGCGGCGAACGCCCACTACAAGCGTCAGGTGCTGGAACTCGGCGGCAACGATCCGCTGATCATCCTCAACGACCTGTCGGACGCCGATCTCGCCAAGGCGGCGGACCTTGCTGTTGCCGGCGCCACGAAGAATTCCGGCCAGCGCTGCACGGCAGTGAAACGCATCCTCTGCCAGGAGAGCGTCGCCGATCGCTTCGTCCCTCTGGTGCTGGAGCGGGCGAAGAAGCTCAAGTTCGGCGATCCGATGGACCGGGCGACGGAACTCGGCACGGTCGTGCATGCCCGGGCGGCGGAGGTGTTCGAGCGACGGGTGCACAAGGCGGCGGAAGAGGGGGCGGAGATACTCTACGACCCCGGCCGCAAGGGCGCCCTGCTGCCGCCGATCGTCGTCGACCGGGTGCCGCACTCGAGCGAACTGGTCATGGAGGAGACCTTCGCGCCGATTATCCCGATCGTGCGCGCGCCGGACGACGATGACGCGCTTATCGCGCTGTCGAACTCGACGGCATTCGGCCTTTCCTCCGGGGTCTGCACCAACGACTTCCGGCGCATGCAGAAATACATTGCCGGGCTGAGGGTCGGCACTGTCAATATCTGGGAGGTGCCGGGCTACCGCATCGAGATGAGCCCCTTCGGCGGCATCAAGGACTCCGGCAATGGCTACAAGGAAGGCGTCATCGAGGCGATGAAGAGCTTTACCAACGTCAAGACATTCTCTCTGCCATGGTGA
- the phnA gene encoding phosphonoacetate hydrolase: MNQMSKITVTANRRTYPWPNVPAIAICLDGCEPAYLDEAIKAGLMPTLARIRMTGTERTALSVIPSFTNPNNLSIATGRPPAIHGICGNYLYEPQTGKEVMMNDPRFLRAPTVFKQFYDAGAKIAVVTAKDKLRALLGHGLKFDEGRAICFSSEKADKSTKAENGLDNASAWLGRPVPEVYSADLSEFVFAAGVKLLKEFRPDVMYLTTTDYVQHKYAPGVPEANSFYEMFDRYLTELDALGAAIIVTADHGMKPKHKADGTPDVIYVQDLLDEWLGKDAARVILPITDPYVVHHGALGSFATAYLPEGTDKEEIIERLKGIDGIDVVLSRPEACVRFELPDDRIGDVVLVSSENKTLGTSEHRHDLAALNEPLRSHGGLTEQEVPFVANRKLPELLTAGTLRNFDAFYYALVAAAQPAQ; the protein is encoded by the coding sequence ATGAATCAGATGTCCAAGATCACCGTCACCGCCAACCGGCGCACCTATCCCTGGCCGAACGTCCCGGCAATCGCCATCTGCCTCGACGGCTGCGAGCCGGCCTATCTCGACGAGGCAATCAAGGCCGGCCTGATGCCGACACTTGCCCGCATCCGCATGACGGGCACGGAACGCACTGCGTTGAGCGTCATCCCGAGCTTCACCAACCCCAACAATCTCTCCATCGCCACCGGCCGTCCGCCGGCGATTCACGGCATCTGCGGCAACTATCTCTACGAACCGCAGACCGGCAAGGAAGTGATGATGAATGATCCGCGCTTCCTGCGCGCGCCGACCGTCTTCAAGCAGTTCTACGATGCCGGCGCGAAGATTGCCGTGGTCACGGCGAAGGACAAGCTGCGTGCGCTGCTCGGCCACGGCCTCAAGTTCGACGAGGGCAGGGCGATCTGCTTCTCGTCGGAGAAAGCCGACAAGTCGACCAAGGCCGAAAACGGCCTCGACAATGCCTCGGCCTGGCTCGGCCGTCCGGTGCCGGAGGTCTATTCGGCGGACCTTTCGGAATTCGTCTTCGCCGCGGGCGTCAAGTTGCTCAAGGAATTCCGCCCGGACGTCATGTACCTGACGACGACCGACTATGTGCAGCACAAATACGCGCCCGGCGTGCCCGAGGCGAACTCCTTCTATGAGATGTTCGACAGGTACCTGACCGAGCTCGACGCCCTCGGCGCGGCGATCATCGTCACCGCCGACCACGGCATGAAGCCCAAGCACAAGGCGGACGGTACGCCGGATGTCATCTATGTGCAGGACCTGCTGGACGAATGGCTCGGCAAGGATGCGGCCCGTGTCATCCTGCCGATCACCGATCCCTATGTGGTGCATCACGGGGCGCTCGGTTCCTTTGCTACGGCTTACCTGCCCGAAGGGACTGACAAGGAGGAGATCATCGAGCGGCTGAAGGGGATCGATGGCATTGACGTCGTGCTCTCCCGCCCGGAGGCCTGCGTGCGCTTCGAGCTGCCGGACGACCGCATCGGCGACGTCGTGCTGGTCTCGTCCGAAAACAAGACGCTCGGTACCAGCGAGCACCGGCACGATCTTGCTGCGCTGAACGAGCCGCTGCGCTCGCATGGCGGCCTCACGGAGCAGGAAGTGCCCTTCGTCGCCAACCGCAAGCTGCCCGAACTTCTGACGGCCGGCACGCTGCGCAACTTCGACGCCTTCTATTACGCGCTCGTCGCAGCCGCCCAGCCGGCGCAATAG
- a CDS encoding 2-aminoethylphosphonate--pyruvate transaminase — MPNIASDRTIAPLESPRLGEPYLLTPGPLTTAYEVKEVMLKDWGSWDGDFRAMTAQLRRELLEIAGDTKGEFDCVPMQGSGSFSVEAMLGSFVPRDGKVLVLMNGAYGKRIAQTLSYLGRDRVTIDKGDYMPPRGPEVAAALDADPAITHVVVVHCETSSGILNPLKEISDTVYARGRKLLVDSMSAFGAVPAGIADFRYEAIVSSANKCIEGVPGFGFVIARKSELEAAKGRSHSLSLDVHAQWEYMSKTGQWRFTPPTHVVAAFLQALRIHREEGGVAGRGARYAHNRDVMVAGMREAGFETLLSDQWLSPIIVTFFSPAHPAFAFDRFYDLMKEKGFIIYPGKLTVVDSFRVGCIGRMDEHVMRRVVEAARSSLAEMGVDSAAPPAVALEERSRLAA, encoded by the coding sequence ATGCCAAACATCGCTTCTGATAGAACCATCGCGCCACTGGAATCGCCGAGACTCGGCGAGCCCTATCTGCTGACGCCCGGCCCGTTGACAACGGCCTATGAAGTCAAGGAAGTCATGCTGAAGGACTGGGGTTCGTGGGATGGCGACTTCCGGGCAATGACCGCGCAGCTGCGTCGTGAGCTCCTTGAGATCGCCGGTGACACGAAGGGCGAGTTCGATTGCGTGCCGATGCAGGGCAGCGGCTCGTTCTCGGTCGAGGCGATGCTTGGCAGCTTCGTCCCGCGGGACGGCAAGGTGCTGGTGCTGATGAACGGTGCCTATGGCAAGCGCATTGCCCAGACGCTCTCCTATCTTGGCCGCGACCGCGTGACGATCGACAAGGGCGACTACATGCCGCCCCGGGGTCCCGAAGTCGCCGCCGCACTCGATGCCGATCCGGCGATCACCCATGTGGTCGTCGTCCACTGCGAGACCAGCTCCGGCATACTCAATCCGCTGAAGGAAATCTCTGACACCGTCTACGCCCGCGGTCGCAAGCTGCTCGTCGACTCGATGAGCGCCTTCGGCGCCGTGCCGGCCGGCATCGCCGATTTCCGCTACGAGGCGATCGTCTCCTCCGCCAACAAGTGCATCGAGGGCGTGCCGGGCTTCGGCTTCGTCATCGCACGCAAGAGCGAACTGGAGGCGGCCAAGGGTCGTAGCCACTCGCTGAGCCTCGATGTGCATGCCCAGTGGGAATACATGAGCAAGACGGGCCAGTGGCGCTTCACGCCACCGACCCACGTGGTTGCCGCGTTCCTCCAGGCGCTCCGTATCCATCGTGAAGAAGGCGGCGTTGCCGGTCGTGGCGCGCGTTATGCCCACAATCGCGATGTCATGGTGGCCGGCATGCGCGAGGCGGGTTTCGAGACGCTGCTTTCCGATCAGTGGCTGTCGCCGATCATAGTCACCTTCTTCAGCCCCGCCCATCCGGCCTTCGCCTTCGATCGCTTCTACGATCTGATGAAGGAAAAAGGCTTCATCATCTATCCCGGCAAGCTGACCGTGGTCGACAGCTTCCGTGTCGGCTGCATCGGCCGCATGGACGAACATGTCATGCGCCGTGTGGTGGAAGCCGCTCGAAGCTCGCTCGCCGAAATGGGCGTCGATAGCGCCGCCCCGCCAGCCGTCGCCCTTGAAGAACGCAGCCGCCTCGCCGCCTGA
- a CDS encoding Na/Pi cotransporter family protein, whose product MNLPAVALELAAATVLLLYAVSLVKKGVETASGDIVARTVGGSGGRPRAAVYGCVVAIALQSSTAVAMLAAGFAISGALGLDIGLAVLLGADLGSALVVKILSFDLHWLAPLFVAAGGLMHLKASMRKITEAGRAVLGIGLLLLSLQMIGHATQPLTQSPLLPSAIAFLGTDALTVMVLAAVFTWALHSSVAAILLILTFAAKGLVPLEVGIPLVLGVNLGGGLIALWLTRGLPVEGRRLPLGNLLFRALFSAAVFALFSLHARFVWLPGDTVAGKLVNLHVLFNAALVLIGLVSCGLMARLVRLLTPEAPAEGDLAAHASALDHSLIDKPAQALAAAAREVLHMGNLIARMLDPVMAVIQSPTLETVKALRSIDGDIHRAHREIKLYIAAVNRGVLTEEQSRRGIELTEAAIHLEYAGDVVAKNLLQMAEERLDGAGAFSQEGWRELTLLHAAVFSNVRLAANLLVSPDPVIAREMVRQKEHVRRLVEESSKSHLERLRQGIAASIQSSDMHLEIVRALKEVNSLVTTMAYPRLRETGDLLESRLVPAA is encoded by the coding sequence ATGAACCTCCCGGCCGTCGCCCTCGAACTTGCCGCCGCCACCGTCCTGTTGCTCTATGCCGTCAGTCTCGTGAAAAAAGGCGTCGAAACGGCGTCGGGTGACATCGTCGCGCGAACCGTCGGCGGCTCCGGCGGACGGCCACGCGCGGCCGTCTACGGTTGTGTGGTGGCGATCGCGTTGCAGAGTTCGACGGCCGTCGCGATGCTTGCGGCCGGCTTCGCCATCAGCGGTGCGCTCGGGCTCGATATCGGACTGGCGGTGCTTCTCGGGGCCGATCTTGGCTCGGCGCTGGTCGTCAAGATCCTGTCCTTCGACCTGCATTGGCTGGCGCCGCTGTTCGTCGCAGCCGGCGGTCTCATGCATTTGAAAGCGTCGATGCGCAAGATCACCGAAGCCGGGCGCGCCGTGCTCGGTATCGGACTGCTGCTGCTGTCGCTCCAGATGATCGGTCATGCGACGCAGCCGCTGACACAAAGCCCGCTTCTGCCCTCCGCCATCGCCTTCCTGGGGACGGATGCCCTGACGGTGATGGTCCTCGCGGCGGTCTTCACCTGGGCGCTGCATTCCAGCGTGGCGGCGATCCTGCTGATCCTGACCTTTGCGGCAAAGGGGCTCGTGCCGCTGGAGGTTGGCATTCCCCTGGTTCTCGGCGTCAATCTCGGCGGGGGACTGATCGCTCTCTGGCTGACCCGCGGGCTTCCGGTTGAAGGTCGGCGCCTGCCGCTCGGTAATCTTCTCTTTCGCGCGTTGTTCAGTGCGGCGGTCTTCGCTCTGTTTTCGCTGCACGCCCGCTTCGTCTGGCTTCCGGGCGATACGGTCGCCGGCAAACTCGTCAACTTGCATGTGCTCTTCAATGCCGCGCTGGTTCTCATCGGGCTCGTCTCGTGCGGTCTGATGGCGCGTCTCGTCAGGCTCCTCACACCCGAGGCGCCGGCAGAGGGTGACCTTGCGGCCCATGCCAGCGCGCTCGACCATTCGCTGATCGACAAGCCGGCGCAGGCGCTTGCAGCCGCGGCGCGCGAGGTGTTGCACATGGGCAATCTCATTGCCCGAATGCTGGATCCGGTGATGGCAGTCATTCAGTCACCGACGCTGGAGACAGTGAAGGCGCTACGCAGTATCGACGGGGACATCCACCGGGCGCATCGCGAGATCAAGCTCTATATCGCGGCCGTCAATCGCGGTGTTCTGACAGAGGAACAATCGCGGCGGGGCATCGAGCTTACAGAGGCGGCAATCCATCTCGAATATGCCGGCGACGTCGTCGCGAAAAACCTCCTGCAGATGGCCGAGGAGCGGCTGGATGGCGCCGGCGCCTTCTCGCAGGAGGGGTGGCGTGAGCTCACCTTGCTGCACGCTGCCGTGTTTTCCAATGTCAGGCTCGCGGCCAATCTTCTCGTCTCGCCTGACCCTGTGATCGCCCGCGAGATGGTCCGGCAGAAAGAGCATGTGCGCCGTCTCGTCGAGGAGAGCAGCAAGAGCCACCTGGAGCGGCTTCGGCAGGGTATCGCGGCGAGCATCCAGTCGAGCGACATGCATCTGGAGATCGTCCGGGCGCTGAAGGAGGTCAATTCGCTGGTCACGACCATGGCCTATCCGCGACTGCGCGAGACCGGAGACCTGCTGGAAAGCCGACTGGTGCCGGCAGCCTAG
- a CDS encoding LysR substrate-binding domain-containing protein gives MRYVQLRAFHNVAIHGGFSRAAEALFLTQPAVSDQVRKLEEEYDVLLFNRNKKQVTLTQAGQQLLEVTRRMFDVEQQALDLLSESRALRAGKLRIVADAAHHLLHILAAFRRAYPSVQVSIDSGNTETVITSLHAYEADIGVLGEIPQSSDFEILKLNSTPIIAFASRDFPLAGQKTVTFADLVKHPLVMREQGSKTRQKLEAMAKQYGIPLTPLIEAEGREAVREIVAAGGGVGFVSSAEFGQDSRLVPIQIDAPEMLMDEALICLRERSNGKLVSAFFNIARGLAPIAT, from the coding sequence ATGCGTTACGTCCAGCTTCGCGCCTTCCATAACGTGGCTATCCATGGTGGCTTCTCGCGCGCGGCGGAAGCGCTCTTCCTCACGCAGCCTGCCGTCTCGGACCAGGTCCGCAAGCTTGAGGAGGAATACGACGTCCTGCTCTTCAACCGAAACAAAAAGCAGGTGACGCTGACCCAGGCGGGCCAGCAGCTGCTGGAAGTCACCCGCCGCATGTTCGACGTCGAGCAGCAGGCGCTGGACCTGCTTTCGGAGTCCCGGGCGCTTCGCGCGGGCAAGCTGCGGATCGTCGCCGACGCCGCCCACCACCTTCTGCACATACTCGCCGCCTTCCGCCGCGCCTACCCGTCGGTACAGGTCTCGATCGACTCGGGCAATACCGAGACGGTCATCACCAGCCTGCACGCCTACGAGGCGGATATCGGCGTTCTCGGCGAAATCCCGCAATCCAGCGATTTCGAGATCCTGAAACTCAACTCCACACCGATCATCGCGTTCGCGAGCCGCGACTTTCCCCTCGCCGGTCAAAAGACCGTCACCTTCGCAGATCTCGTCAAGCACCCGCTCGTCATGCGCGAACAAGGCTCCAAGACCCGCCAGAAGCTGGAGGCGATGGCCAAACAATACGGCATACCGCTGACGCCGCTGATTGAAGCTGAAGGCCGCGAGGCGGTGCGCGAGATCGTCGCGGCGGGCGGCGGCGTCGGCTTCGTTTCCTCAGCCGAGTTTGGGCAAGACAGTCGTCTGGTTCCCATTCAGATAGACGCACCGGAAATGCTCATGGACGAGGCTCTGATCTGCCTGCGCGAGCGCAGCAACGGCAAGCTCGTGAGCGCGTTTTTCAATATCGCGCGTGGGCTTGCGCCAATAGCGACATGA
- a CDS encoding Lrp/AsnC family transcriptional regulator encodes MTALDAIDRNILRLLRLDARMSNARLAAEVGLSPSACLRRIKLLEQGGVIRGYTALVDTSTVEATIAVIINITLERQTEDYLDRFEAAVRRHPEIRECFLMTGGSDYLLRVEVANAGEFERIHKEILSALPGVLRIHSSFSIRNVLATRPKGRTNRT; translated from the coding sequence ATGACGGCACTGGACGCGATCGACCGCAACATCCTTCGGCTCCTGCGGCTCGACGCGCGTATGAGCAATGCCAGGCTCGCGGCTGAGGTCGGGCTCTCGCCGTCTGCCTGTCTCAGGCGGATCAAGCTGCTGGAGCAGGGCGGCGTTATCCGTGGCTATACGGCGCTGGTGGATACGTCGACCGTCGAGGCGACGATTGCCGTCATCATCAACATCACGCTGGAGCGGCAGACGGAAGACTATCTCGACCGTTTCGAGGCGGCGGTCCGCCGACATCCGGAAATCCGCGAGTGTTTTCTAATGACGGGTGGTTCGGATTATCTTCTGCGGGTCGAGGTCGCCAATGCGGGCGAGTTCGAGCGCATCCACAAGGAAATCCTCTCGGCCCTACCGGGCGTCCTGCGCATCCATTCAAGCTTTTCGATCCGCAATGTGCTGGCGACGCGGCCCAAGGGGCGGACTAACCGCACATGA
- the alr gene encoding alanine racemase: MDSTLQENMPGRSASTGGASGYLTIDLNALARNYERLAAEVAPTRAAAVVKADAYGLGADQVTAKLYARGCRHFFVAQFVEALRLRPRLPADATLFVLNGLQPGDEKACARDGIVPIINSLEQWQQWSQAARALGRRLRAALQFDTGMSRLGVPPEHRAALAGLVKADRGIEVLFVMSHLASADDTTSEQNGDQLAEMNLVAAEFPQFDVCFANSGGIFLDKAYHGVLARPGIALYGGAPTTGMPNPMEPVVRLEVAVVQTRTVPAGTRIGYSGTHATVCETRLATIAAGYADGLPRSLSDRGAVYCDGIRLPIVGRVSMDSITIDVSTLPEGRLRLGSLVEVLGPHQTLEGLARDAGTISYEILTSLGHRYERRYC; this comes from the coding sequence ATGGACAGCACGCTACAGGAAAACATGCCGGGCAGGAGCGCCAGCACGGGCGGTGCGTCTGGCTACCTGACAATCGATCTCAACGCTCTTGCCCGCAACTATGAAAGGCTAGCGGCGGAGGTTGCGCCCACGCGCGCCGCGGCCGTCGTCAAGGCCGACGCCTATGGCCTCGGCGCCGACCAGGTCACAGCAAAACTCTATGCGCGCGGCTGCCGCCATTTCTTCGTGGCTCAGTTCGTCGAGGCTCTCCGCCTGCGTCCGCGTCTTCCCGCCGACGCCACGCTCTTCGTATTGAACGGCCTCCAACCCGGTGACGAGAAGGCCTGCGCCCGGGACGGTATCGTTCCGATCATCAATTCGCTGGAACAGTGGCAGCAGTGGTCTCAGGCCGCGCGGGCACTCGGACGCCGCCTCCGCGCCGCGCTGCAATTTGATACCGGCATGTCGCGCCTCGGCGTGCCGCCGGAACACAGGGCGGCCCTTGCCGGCCTGGTGAAAGCGGACCGCGGGATCGAGGTTCTGTTCGTCATGAGCCACCTTGCATCCGCCGACGATACCACGAGCGAGCAGAACGGCGATCAACTCGCCGAGATGAACCTCGTCGCGGCCGAGTTTCCGCAGTTCGACGTCTGCTTTGCCAATTCGGGCGGCATCTTCCTCGACAAGGCCTATCATGGCGTACTCGCCCGCCCGGGCATCGCGCTCTATGGGGGCGCACCAACCACCGGCATGCCGAACCCGATGGAACCGGTCGTGCGCCTGGAGGTCGCGGTGGTCCAAACGCGCACCGTGCCGGCCGGCACACGCATCGGCTACAGCGGTACCCATGCCACGGTGTGCGAAACGCGCCTTGCCACCATCGCCGCCGGCTATGCGGACGGCCTGCCTCGCAGCCTGAGTGACCGCGGCGCGGTTTACTGCGACGGCATCCGGCTGCCCATCGTCGGGCGCGTGTCGATGGACAGCATCACCATCGACGTGTCCACCTTACCGGAAGGCCGTCTGCGCCTCGGCAGCCTCGTGGAAGTCCTCGGGCCCCACCAGACACTCGAAGGACTCGCCCGCGACGCTGGCACCATTTCCTATGAAATCCTGACGAGCCTCGGCCATCGCTACGAGCGACGGTACTGCTGA